tacgacatgtgagactgtactactgtacgaacATTGAGACTTTACTACTGTACGACCAGTGAAACTGTACTAcagtacgacctgtgagactgtactactgtacgacctgtgagactgtactactgtacgacctgtgagactgtactactgtacgacctgtgatactgtactactgtacgacctgtgagactgtactactgtacgacctgtgagactgtggaactgtactactgtacgacctgtgagactgtactactgtacgacctgtgagactgtactactgtacgacctgtgagactgtactactgtacgacctgtgagactgtactactgtacaacctgtgagactgtactactgtacgacatgtgatactgtactactgtacgacatgtgagactgtactactgtacgaacATTGAGACTTTACTACTGTACGACCAGTGAAACTGTACtggtacgacctgtgagactgtactactgtacgacctgtgagactgtactactgtacgacctgtgagactgtactactgtacgacctgtgatactgtactactgtacgacctgtgagactgtactactgtacgacctgtgagactgtggaactgtactactgtacgacctgtgagactgtactactgtacgacctgtgagactgtactactgtacgacctgtgagactgtgagactgtactactgtacgacctgtgagactgtactactgtacgacctgtgagactgtactactgtacgacctgtgagactgtgagactgtactactgtacgacctgtgagactgtactactgtacgacctgtgagactgtactactgtacgacctgtgagactgtactactgtacgacctgtgagactgtactactgtacgacctgtcatactgtactactgtacgacctgtgatactgtactactgtacgacctgtgagactgtactactgtacaacCTGTTaaactgtgagactgtactactgtacgacctgtaagactgtgagactgtactactgtacgaccagtgagactgtactactgtacgacctgtgagactgtactactgtacgaccagtgagactgtactactgtacgacttgtgtgactgtactactgtacgacctgtgagactgtactactgtacgacctgtgagactgtactactgtacgacctgtgagacagtactactgtacgacctgtgagactgtactactgtacgacctgtgagactgtactactgtacgacctgtgagactgtactactgtacgacctgtgagactgtactactgtacgacctgtgagactgtactactgtacgacctgtgagactgtgagactgtactactgtacgacctgtgatactgtactactgtacgacctgtgagactgtactactgtacgacctgtgagactgtgagactgtactactgtacgacctgtgagactgtactactgtacgacctgtgagactgtactactgtacgacctgtgagactgtactactgtacgacctgtgagactgtactactgtacgacctgtcatactgtactactgtacgacctgtgatactgtactactgtacgacctgtgagactgtactactgtacaacCTGTTaaactgtgagactgtactactgtacgacctgtgagactgtactactgtacgacctgtgagactgtactactgtacgacctgtgagactgtactactgtacgacctgtgagactgtactactgtacgacctgtgagactgtactactgtacgacctgtgagactgtactactgtacgacctgtgagactgtactactgtacgacctgtgagactgtactactgtacgacctgtgagactgtactgcTGTACGACCTGtgatactgtactactgtacgacctgtgagactgtactactgtacaacCTGTTaaactgtgagactgtactactgtacgacctgtgagactgtgagactgtactactgtacgacctgtgagactgtgagactgtGCTACTGTACGAcatgtgagactgtgagactgtcctactgtacgacctgtgagactgtgagactgtactactgtacgacctgtgagactgtgagactgtactactgtacaacctgtgagactgtgagactgtACAAATCTAcatccctatttagtgcactacttttaacaaaAGCCCATAGGGCTTagtagtgttggtggtggtagtggtggtggtagtggtgggggtggtggtagtagtggtggtggtggtagtggtgggggtggtggtggtggtggtggtggtggtagtggtgggggtggtggtagtagtggtggtggtagtggtgggggtggtggtagtagtggtggtggtggtagtggtgggggtgctggtagtagtggtggtggtagtggtggggtggtggtagtagtggtggtggtggtagtggtggtggtagtggtggtggttgtggtgggggtggtggtagtggtgggggtggaggtggtagtgttggtggtagaggtggtggtggtagtagtggtggttgtggtgggggtggtaatggtactggtagtggtggtagtggtggtggtggtagtagtggtggtgggggtggtggtggtagtggtggtggggggtggtagtagtggtggtggtggtagtggtggtggtagtggtagtggtagtggtggtagtggtagtggtagtgggggtggtagtggttgtgggggtggtagtggtggtggtggtggtggtggtggtggtggtagtgggggtggtggtggttgtgggggtggtagtggtggtggtggtagtggtggggggtggtggtagtggtggaggtggtggtagtagtggtggtggtagtagtggtggtggtactggtggtggtagtggtgggggtggtggtagtggtggtggtggtagtggtggtggtattggtggtggtggtagtagtggtggtggtagtggtgggggtggtggtagtagtggtggtggtggtagtggtggtggtagtggtggtggttgtggtgggggtggtggtagtggtggtggtggtagtagtggtggtgatagtgggggtggtggtggtggtagtggtggtggtggtgtgggggtggtagtagtagtggtggtggtggtggtggtggtaatggtactggtagtggtggtagtggtggtggtggtagtagtggtagtgggggtggtggtggtagtggttgtgggggtggtagtagtagtggtggtggtagtggtagtggtagtggtggtagtggtagtggtggtggtggtggtgggggtggtaatggtactggtagtggtggtggtggtggtggtggtggtagtggggggtggtagtggttgtgggggtggtagtggtggtggtggtggttgtggtggtggtggtggtagtgggggtggtagtggttgtggtggtggtagtggtggtggtggtagtagtggtggtggtagtggtgggggtggtggtagtagtggtggtggtggtagtggtggtggtagtggtggtggttgtggtgggggtggtggtagtggtggtggtggtagtagtggtggtggtagtgggggtggtggtggtggtagtggtggtggtagtggtggtggtggtagtagtggtggtggtagtggtgggggtggaggtggtagtgttggtggtagaggtggtggtggtactggtggtggtagtggtgggggtggtggtagtggtggtggtggtagtggtggtggttgtggtgggggtggtggttgtggtggtggtggtagtagtggtggtgatagtgggggtggtggtggtggtagtggtggtggtagtggtggtggtggtagtagtgttggtggtagaggtggtggtggtagtagtggtggttgtggtgggggtggtaatggtagtggtggtagtggtggtggtggtagtggtagtggtagtggtggtagtggtagtggtagtggtggtagtgttggtggggtggtaatggtactggtagtggtggtggtggtggtggtggtggtagtggggtggtagtggttgtgggggtggtagtggtggtggtggtggtggtggtggtggtggtagtggggtggtagtggttgtgggggtggtagtggtggtggtggtagtggtggtggtggtagtggtgggggtggtagtggtagtagtggtggtggtagtagtggtggtgctactgttggtggtagtggtgggggtggtggtagtggtggtggtggtagtggtggtggtggtagtggtggtagaagtggtggtggtagtggtgggggtggtggtagtagtggtggtggtggtagtggtggtggtagtggtggtggttgtggtgggggtggtggtagtggtggtggtggtagtagtggtggtggtagtggtgttggtggtgggggtggtaatggtactggtagtggtggtagtggtggtggtggtagtagtggtgatgggggtggtggtggtagtggtggtggtagtggtggtagtggtagtggtagtggtggtggtggtggtggtgggggtggtagtggtggtagtggtggtggtggtggtggtggggtggtagtggttgtgggggtggtggtggtggtggtggtggggggtggtggtggtgggtggtggtggtagtggtggtggtagtggtggtggtggtggtggtagtagtggtggtggtagtggtgggggtggtggtagtagtggtggtggtggtagtggtggtggtagtggtggtggttgtggtgggggtggtggtggtagtagtggtggtgggggtggtggtggtagtggtagtgggggtggtggtagtggtagtgggggtggaggtggtagtgttggtggtagaggtggtggtggtggtagtggtgggggtggtggtagtggtggtggtggtagtggtggtggtggtattggtggtggtggtagtagtggtggtggtagtggtggggtggtggtagtagtggtggtggtggtagtggtggtggtagtggtggtggttgtggtgggggtggtggtagtggtggtggttgtgggggggtggtagtagtagtggtggtggtggtgggggtggtaatggtactggtagtggtggtagtggtggtggtggtagtagtggtagtgggggtggtggtggtagtggttgtgggggtggtagtagtagtggtggtggtagtggtagtggtagtggtggtagtggtagtggtggtagtggtggtgggggtggtaatggtactggtagtggtggtggtggtggtggtggtggtagtggggggtggtagtggttgtgggggtggtagtggtggtggtggtggttgtggtggtggtggtggtagtgggggtggtagtggttgtgggggtggtagtggtggtggtggtagtagtggtggtggtagtggtgggggtggtggtagtagtggtggtggtggtagtggtggtggtagtggtggtggttgtggtgggggtggtggtagtggtggtggtggtagtagtggtggtggtagtgggggtggtggtggtggtagtggtggtggtagtggtggtggtggtagtagtggtggtggtagtggtgggggtggaggtggtagtgttggtggtagaggtggtggtggtactggtggtggtagtggtgggggtggtggtagtggtggtggtggtagtggtggtggttgtggtgggggtggtggttgtggtggtggtggtagtagtggtggtgatagtgggggtggtggtggtggtagtggtggtggtagtggtggtggtggtagtagtgttggtggtaggtggtggtggtagtagtggtggtggttgtggtggggggtggtaatggtagtggtggtagtggtggtggtggtagtggtagtggtagtggtggtagtggtagtggtagtggtggtagtgttggtggggtggtaatggtactggtagtggtggtggtggtggtggtggtggtagtggtgggggtggtagtggttgtgggggtggtagtggtggtggtggtggtggtggtggtggtggtagtgggggtggtagtggtgtagtggggtggtagtggtggtggtggtagtggtggtggtggtagtggtggggggtggtggtgtagtagtggtggtggtagtagtggtggtggtactggtggtggtagtggtgggggggtggtgtgtagtggtggtggtggtagtggtggtggtggtagtggtggtggtggtggtggtggtggtggtgggggtggtggtagtagtggtggtggtggtagtggtggtggtagtggtggtggttgtggtggggggtggtggtagtggtggtggtggtagtagtggtggtggtagtggtgttggtggtgggggtggtaatggtactggtagtggtggtagtggtggtggtggtagtagtggtggtgggggtggtggtggtagtggtggtggtagtggtggtagtggtagtggtagtggtggtggtggtggtggtgggggtggtagtggtggtagtggtggtggtggtggtggtggtagtggttgtgggggtggtagtggtggtggtggtagtggggtggtggtggggtggtggtggtagtggtggtggtagtggtggtggtggtggtggtggtagtagtggtggtggtagtggtgggggtggtggtagtagtggtggtggtggtagtggtggtggtagtggtggtggttgtggtggggtggtggtagtggtggtggtagtggggtggtggtggtggtagtggtggtggtggtagtggtggtggtggtagtagtggtggtggggtggtggtggtagtggtggtgggggtggtggtagtggtaggggggtggaggtggtagtgttggtggtagaggtggtggtggtggtagtggtgggggtggtggtagtggtggtggtggtagtagtggtggtggtagtgggggtggtggtggtggtagtggtggtggtagtggtggtggtggtagtagtggtggtggtagtgggggtggtagtggtggtggtggtagtagtggtggtggtagtgggggtggaggtggtagagtggtggtagaggtggtggtggtagtagtggtggtggtagtggtgttggtggtggtggtggtaatggtactggtagtggtggtagtagtggggtggtggtgggggtggtattggtggtagtggtggtagtggggtggtggtgggggtggtattggtagtggtggtggtagtggtagtgggggtggtggtggtggtggtatggtagtggtagtgggggtggtggtagttgtggtggtttggtgattgtggtggtggtggtggtcattCCCTGTGGTCCTATATCTGATGGtgggggtggtagtggtggtagtggtggtggtggtggtggtgggggtggtagtggttgtgggggtggtagtggtggtggtggtagtgggggtggtggtggggtggtggtggtagtggtggtggtagtggtggtggtggtggtggtagtagtggtggtggtagtggtgggggtggtggtagtagtggtggtggtggtggtggtgtagtggtggtggtagtggtggtggttgtggtggtgggtggtggtagtggtggtggtagtgggggtggtggtggtggtggtggtggtggtggtagtggtggtggtggtagtagtggtggtgggggtggtggtggtagtggtagtgggggggtggtggtagtggtagtgggggtggaggtggtagtgttggtggtagaggtggtggtggtggtagtggtgggggtggtggtagtggtggtggtggtagtagtggtggtggtagtgggggtggtggtggtggtagtggtggtggtagtggtggtggtggtagtagtggtggtggtagtgggggtggtagtggtggtggtggtagtagtggtggtggtagtgggggtggaggtggtagtgttggtggtagaggtggtggtggtagtagtggtggtggtagtggtgttggtggtgggggtggtaatggtactggtagtggtggtagtagtggggtggtggtggggtggtattggtggtagtggtggtagtgggggtggtggtgggggtggtattggtagtggtggtggtggtagtggtagtggggggtggtggtgggggtggtattggtagtgggggtggtggtagttgtggtggtttggtgattgtggtggtggtggtggtcattCCCTGTGGTCCTATATCTGATGGTTAGCCCACATTGAGCAGCTGGCATAGCATAAGGCCTGGAGGCAGCTCCTTTATGTAAATAtggtcagtgtgtttgtgtctgtatgtgtgttggtgtgagtgtgtgtgtgcatgtgtgagtgtgtgtgtgtgtgtttgtgactgacTAGCTTCGATAATGCAGCTGATTTGGGCAGAGAAAGAGGCTTTGTCGCCCACTGCCTTTCTCTGCTCAGctcaggaggggaggaggtaataTAGtcagaaaaggagagggaggaggtaatgTAATCCaatcaggagagggaggaggtaatgTAATCCaatcaggagagggaggaggtaatgTAATCCaatcaggagagggaggaggtaatgTAATCCaatcaggggagggaggaggtaatGTAATCCaatcaggagagggaggaggtaatgTAATCCAATCAGGGGAGGAAGGGCCGTAATGTAATCCaatcaggggagggaggaggtaatgtaatccaaccaggagagggaggaggtaatgTAATCCaatcaggagagggaggaggtaatgtaatccaaccaggagATTGTGGAGGTGATGTAGTCCaatcaggagagggaggaggtaatgTAGTCCAATCAGGATTGGGAGGAGgtaatgtaatccaaccaggagATTGTGGAGGTGATGTAGTCCAATCAGGAGAGGGTGGAGGTAATGTAGTTCaatcaggagagggaggaggtaatgTAGTCCAATCAGGATTGGGAGGAGGTAATGTAATCCaatcaggggagggaggaggtaatGTAGTCCaatcaggagagggaggaggtaatgTAGTCCAATCAGGAGAGGGGGGAGGTAATGTAGTCCaatcaggagagggaggaggtaatgTAGTCCgatcagagagggaggaggtaatgTAGTCCaatcaggagagggaggaggtaatgCAGTCAGATTAGGACCACATCAGGAGGCCCAGAGAGAGCTTCCATCTCtagtgtggtcagggcgtgagttggggtgggcattctatgtttttcattCTATGTCTTGTTCcgtgtgttgtatttctatgtgtttggcctggtatggttcccaatcagaggcagctgtcaattgttgtctctgattgagaaccatacttaggtagcctgttcccaccggttgttttgtgggtagttgctttctgttttgtgttttgtgcctGACGGAGCAGTTTCGGTTGTTCTTTTTGTTacgttgtatttagtgttcagttctatttaataaatgacgaacacgtaccacgctgcaccttgatcctcaccttcttccaccaacagcctTTACATTATGTTGTCAGCCAGGGTCTCCATGGTAAACGAGTCTGATCCCACTGTGTGGCATGAGGGATGCTGCTGCGTATTGAATAAACTGTGTTTAACCTGAATGTCCTGAGAAAGCACAGTCAAATACGATCTGATATCAAAGCACCGGTCCCGCTGAACACACTAGATAACATATTATAGTTACTAAGTTTCATTGAATACGGTCTGATATCAAAGCACCGGTCCCGCTGAACACACTAGATAACATATTATAGTTACTAAGTTTCATTGAATACGGTCTGATATCAAAGCACCGGTCCCGCTGAACACACTAGATAACATCTTTTAGTTACTAAGTTTCATTGAATACGGTCTGATATCAAAGCACCGGTCCCGCTGAACACACTAGATAACATATTATAGTTACTAAGTTTCATTGAATACGGTCTGATATCAAAGCACCGGTCCCGCTGAACACACTAGATAACATATTTTAGTTACTGAGTTTCATTGAAGCatgaacaaaaataaaatcaTAAACTGTGTGAAACAGATTATTGTTCTTTATTGTGAATGTTCATTCTCATGTATAACAACAAACACTGCTACTGTTTATGTCATtttgatcaatcaatcaatcaatccttTCAACGTGGTCAAAGTGCCCAGTTAACAGGAGCAATGTTAGACACTGTATACACCTGTGGCATTTTCATCATCCAGGGAAGAATTGATTTGGGAAAGGATGAAGGGTTCTAGATCGAGCAGGTCAATACTGtttcagagtgtgggtagagcaGAATAACATGTCTGTCAGGTCAGGTCACTGTAAGGAATATGCGTGTGTGTTTTGCGTGTTTGAAAAAAATATGTTCAATTATGTTATTCCCATTTTAAGAAAAACAAATATGTTTGACTTTGTTGGACATCGcttatagctacagtatatatacactcgCACAGACACTTTCAAATGATTCCTGAAGTCCTGACTAGCTGAATGAATGACTTATCTCAATCAGTTATCTCTATTCTAATGCTACATGCAGGATTACAAGCAGGTCCTGCGAGCTATACGATTCAACTCAGGAGAGTGTTGGAGATGATCAACAAGAACACACTCCGTGtgcccaaatggcacactattttcTATATCGAGCCTTATGagccccggtcaaaagtagtgcactatatagagaatgggGTGCTATTTGAGACATACCAAAACAAGTCTTCTGCTAGGCTTGGAGTCGCAAAGGGGTACCACTATATATGTTAAAACGGTCTGTTTATTCACATCAGGATGATAATACGAAGACGGAAAGCCAGCCAAAGAAGGGTTGAGAAATGCATTCTATTCCCAAACACAGCTGTTTCTCAGCAGGTATTCTATATACAACAACCTACCGCTGAGTTTTCAtgttgaccccactgtccactagataataaccccttctctgtcatgcagcatgttgaccccactgtccactagataataaccccttctctgtcatgcagcatgttgactccactgtccactagataata
Above is a genomic segment from Oncorhynchus nerka isolate Pitt River linkage group LG1, Oner_Uvic_2.0, whole genome shotgun sequence containing:
- the LOC135571480 gene encoding basic proline-rich protein-like; translation: MKSYIYKSLAVELQNLNRNSVVKKAQQRLFNLRRLKKFVLSPKTLTNFYRWTIESAPSGCIRAWYGNCSAHNHKALQRVVRSAQHSVVKKAQQRLFNLRRLKKFVLSPKTLTNFYRWTIESAPSGCIRAWYGNCSAHNHKALQRVPPPPPLLPPPPLPPPPPPPPPPPPPPLPPPPLLPPPPPPPPPPPPPLPPPPLPPPPPPPPPPPPPPLPPPQPLPPPPLPPPPPPPPPPPPLPPPLPPPPPPLSPPLLPPPPQPPPPPQPPPLPPPPLPPPPPLPPPVPPPPLPPTLPPPPPPLPPPLLPPPPLPPPLPPPPPPLPPPLLPPPPLPPPPPQPPPLPPPLPPPPLLPPPPPLPPPLLPPPPLPPPQPLPPPLPPPPPQPPPPPPPPPIPPPPLPPPPLPPPPPLPPPPPLPPTLPPPPPLPLPPPPLPLPPPPPPPLLPPPPPPQPPPLPPPLPPPPLLPPPPPLPPPLLPPPPPPLPPPLPPPPPPPPLPPPLPPPPPPLSPPLLPPPPQPPPPPQPPPLPPPPLPPPPPLPPPVPPPPLPPTLPPPPPPLPPPLLPPPPLPPPLPPPPPPLPPPLLPPPPLPPPPPQPPPLPPPLPPPPLLPPPPPLPPPLLPPPPLPPPQPLPPPLPPPPPQPPPPPPPPPLPPPQPPPPPLPPPPPPPPPPPPPPPLPPPPPPPPPPPLPPPPLLPPPPPLPPPLPPPTLLSPMGFC